One Peptostreptococcus equinus genomic window carries:
- a CDS encoding tyrosine-type recombinase/integrase: MRLPNGYGSVYKLSGNRRKPWVARATIGWDIDDNMNKVTQKYAYIGYYKSQKEALSALANYNENPFDLSNKASTFAEVYDKWSDIHFEKIKDSTGYKAAYKICEPIHNMKFAELNLNHFQNIVDNSGKNTPTLRNLKNLINLMYDYAIVRDIVSKEKKDKVKYLDISKPGNPKALNRTKFKDNEVDRIWDVKDDNIYYTVVLMMLYCGVRINELLSLEKKNVHLEQRWFFVADAKTEAGIRVVPIFKK; encoded by the coding sequence ATGAGACTACCTAATGGCTATGGAAGTGTTTATAAGCTTTCAGGAAACCGTAGAAAGCCCTGGGTTGCTAGAGCAACTATAGGTTGGGATATTGACGATAATATGAATAAAGTTACACAAAAGTATGCATACATAGGATATTATAAATCTCAAAAAGAAGCATTGTCAGCATTGGCAAACTATAATGAAAACCCATTTGATTTAAGTAATAAGGCTAGTACATTTGCTGAGGTATACGATAAGTGGTCTGACATACATTTTGAAAAGATAAAGGATTCTACAGGATATAAGGCTGCATATAAAATATGTGAACCAATTCATAATATGAAATTTGCAGAACTTAATCTTAACCATTTTCAAAATATTGTTGATAATTCTGGCAAGAACACTCCTACTTTGAGAAATCTAAAGAACTTAATTAACCTAATGTATGATTACGCTATAGTAAGAGATATTGTATCAAAAGAAAAAAAAGATAAAGTTAAATACCTAGATATAAGCAAGCCAGGTAATCCAAAAGCATTAAATAGAACTAAATTTAAAGATAATGAAGTTGATAGGATTTGGGATGTTAAAGATGATAATATATATTATACTGTTGTTTTAATGATGCTTTATTGTGGTGTCAGAATTAACGAACTTCTAAGTTTAGAAAAGAAAAATGTACATTTAGAGCAAAGATGGTTTTTTGTAGCGGATGCAAAAACAGAAGCAGGAATTAGAGTTGTTCCAATATTCAAAAAATAG
- a CDS encoding tyrosine-type recombinase/integrase — protein sequence MCRPDNRKFTYDSFYNTYWKKIMNNIGLDHTPHETRYTTISKLTAKKVDDRVLRSIVGHTGKGIAEKVYTEIDLEVKLEAINLI from the coding sequence ATATGTAGACCCGATAATCGTAAATTTACATATGATAGTTTTTATAATACATATTGGAAAAAAATTATGAATAATATTGGTTTAGACCATACCCCACATGAGACTAGGTATACTACAATATCTAAGCTTACTGCAAAAAAAGTTGATGATAGAGTGCTAAGGTCAATAGTAGGACATACTGGAAAAGGTATTGCTGAAAAGGTATATACTGAAATTGATTTAGAAGTTAAGTTAGAAGCTATAAACTTAATATAG
- the rpsI gene encoding 30S ribosomal protein S9, which translates to MANIQYYGTGRRKSSVARVRLVAGEGNVKVNGRPLNEYFNYETLIRDVKQPLVLTGNENKYDVIVTVEGGGFTGQAGAIRHGISRALLKVDEELRGTLKAEGFLTRDSRMKERKKYGLKAARRAPQFSKR; encoded by the coding sequence ATGGCTAATATACAATATTACGGAACAGGTAGAAGAAAAAGCTCTGTTGCTAGAGTAAGACTAGTAGCTGGAGAAGGAAACGTAAAGGTAAATGGAAGACCTTTAAATGAATATTTTAACTATGAAACATTAATAAGAGACGTAAAACAGCCTCTTGTTTTAACTGGAAATGAAAATAAATATGACGTTATAGTAACAGTAGAAGGTGGAGGATTCACTGGACAAGCTGGTGCTATCAGACATGGTATATCTAGAGCTCTATTAAAGGTTGACGAAGAATTAAGAGGAACTCTTAAGGCTGAAGGATTCTTAACAAGAGACTCAAGAATGAAGGAAAGAAAGAAATACGGACTTAAGGCTGCCAGAAGAGCACCACAGTTCTCTAAGAGATAG
- the rplM gene encoding 50S ribosomal protein L13 produces MNSFISKPADVKRDWYIVDAEGKTLGRMATEIATVLRGKNKPTFTPHVDGGDFVIVINAEKIVLTGKKLTQKYYRYHTGYVGGLKEISYKEMMEKKPEEVVAHAVSGMLPKNKLRDRMMTRLRVYRGAEHPHAAQNPQELNCK; encoded by the coding sequence ATGAATAGTTTTATATCTAAGCCAGCGGACGTTAAAAGAGACTGGTATATAGTAGACGCTGAAGGAAAAACTTTAGGTCGTATGGCAACTGAAATTGCTACAGTTTTAAGAGGAAAGAATAAACCAACATTTACACCACATGTTGATGGTGGAGATTTTGTAATAGTAATCAATGCGGAAAAAATAGTATTAACAGGAAAGAAACTTACTCAGAAATACTACAGATATCATACAGGTTATGTAGGTGGGTTAAAAGAAATATCTTATAAGGAAATGATGGAAAAGAAGCCAGAAGAAGTAGTGGCTCATGCTGTTAGCGGTATGCTTCCAAAGAACAAACTTAGAGATAGAATGATGACTAGATTAAGAGTATACAGAGGTGCTGAGCACCCACATGCTGCACAAAACCCACAGGAATTAAACTGTAAGTAG